One Phaseolus vulgaris cultivar G19833 chromosome 11, P. vulgaris v2.0, whole genome shotgun sequence genomic window carries:
- the LOC137808345 gene encoding protein MAIN-LIKE 1-like: MVRTRGGGSSNLDRVRPTASIRRKRGGSSTSIPNQEFEDYIEQEEVEVDDEGYPGGPLDKSLLVNYEHHVAKQLWDGLDRGELKVVSHGRKINKLGAPHERIEAAVELSGLGGLLHASYESLDRGLLCAFVERWHAETNSFHLPVGEMTITLDDVSNLLHLPIVGQFYTQETLDSDSATDLLVEALRVDHALASEETRHCRGAHVRLSWLKEVYQDACSRRQWTVAARAYLLHLVGCTIFADKSATSVSVFYLGFFVDLRLTGGYSWAAAALTHMYEQLGDCSYANTKQLAGYATLLQGWIYEHFPSIGMRRMQALYSEDQPRCRLYDAGKGTSIVVVRSQLDTLTPASIRFCLYNEHREERPFEWISLFCGYLRLGNWTQLHMPERVLRQYGYTQIIPRNPSVIGHGHLDTNEMDRRCTSS, from the exons ATGGTGCGGACTAGAGGTGGAGGAAGTTCTAATTTGGATCGTGTGCGTCCAACTGCATCGATTAGAAGAAAACGGGGTGGGTCTAGTACTTCAATTCCAAATCAAGAGTTTGAAGATTATATTGAACAAGAAGAAGTTGAAGTTGATGATGAAGGCTATCCAGGAGGGCCATTGGATAAGTCCTTACTTGTTAATTATGAACATCACGTAGCCAAACAGTTGTGGGATGGTTTG GATCGTGGTGAGCTGAAGGTCGTTTCACATGGGAGGAAGATAAATAAGTTAGGAGCACCTCATGAGCGCATAGAAGCTGCTGTAGAATTGTCTGGCTTAGGTGGTCTGCTTCATGCTAGTTATGAGAGTCTAGACCGAGGACTGCTGTGTGCTTTTGTAGAGAGGTGGCATGCAGAGACAAACAGTTTTCATTTACCGGTTGGGGAGATGACCATCACTCTTGATGATGTGTCAAATTTGTTACATTTACCCATTGTCGGTCAGTTTTACACACAGGAAACCTTAGATTCTGATTCGGCGACTGATTTATTGGTAGAAGCCCTCCGTGTTGACCATGCACTTGCATCTGAAGAAACAAGACATTGTCGGGGAGCTCATGTGCGCCTTAGCTGGTTAAAAGAAGTGTATCAAGATGCATGCTCAAGGAGGCAGTGGACTGTGGCTGCCAGAGCATACTTACTTCACCTTGTCGGTTGCACTATTTTTGCGGACAAGAGTGCTACATCAGTAAGTGTGTTTTATCTTGGATTTTTTGTTGATTTGAGGCTTACCGGGGGATATTCTTGGGCAGCAGCTGCCCTAACTCACATGTATGAACAACTAGGAGATTGTAGTTATGCAAATACAAAGCAACTAGCTGGTTATGCAACATTGTTGCAGGGGTGGATTTATGAGCATTTCCCGTCTATAGGGATGAGACGTATGCAAGCATTGTATTCTGAAGATCAACCTCGGTGCAGGCTGTATGATGCTGGAAAAGGTACTTCAATTGTTGTTGTACGATCACAGTTGGATACATTGACACCAGCTTCCATTCGGTTTTGTCTATACAACGAGCACAGGGAAGAACGTCCATTCGAGTGGATTTCCTTATTCTGTGGTTATTTGAGGCTTGGAAATTGGACACAGCTGCACATGCCAGAACGTGTTCTGCGTCAGTATGGCTATACACAGATCATCCCTCGCAACCCATCTGTAATTGGACATGGTCATCTGGATACAAATGAAATGGACCGTCGATG CACGTCATCCTGA